A window of the Bradyrhizobium diazoefficiens genome harbors these coding sequences:
- a CDS encoding MATE family efflux transporter yields the protein MAKKKHNIDLSDPNLASLILRLAIPSIVGLSINAVQQAVNAIFVGALGAQAIAAVSMTLPVVVLLTAVGQGIGVGTASFISRHLGAGEYLEASRGASTALALAAPIGVMFTVLLLLNLRRIFVTLGATPTIMPVALDYAATLLFGYTLMLLNIVNGFIVRAEGNTRFSMWTMLTAFILNAVLDPAFIFLLDLGVRGAALATLVSQIAAIGLYIAHFSKLRGIVLVKISYVSLRTRRIRQLAFIGAPATMTGILSAIASMLLYGAAAPFGDDCIAAMGIAVRLLTIGALPVTGFCMGSQAVLGFGWGARDLPRVWKTAKLMLFMTVALSVAYSAAVVSFARPLVKLFSDSENVTEIAVLTCIVFHLFFWLFGVESFVTTMLQSFGRARLSVIVSLARHGYFFIPAVLLLPVISGFNGLLASQAIAELGAGMIALFVMFHQFAELRRALRHATSRPIGIAG from the coding sequence ATGGCAAAGAAGAAGCATAACATCGATCTATCGGATCCCAATCTGGCGAGCCTTATCCTGCGACTCGCAATTCCCTCTATTGTTGGCCTATCGATCAACGCGGTACAGCAGGCCGTCAATGCGATCTTTGTTGGTGCACTTGGCGCGCAGGCGATCGCAGCTGTCAGCATGACCTTGCCTGTCGTGGTCCTGCTGACGGCAGTCGGTCAGGGAATCGGGGTTGGAACAGCCTCGTTCATATCTCGTCATCTTGGTGCTGGTGAGTACCTGGAGGCAAGTAGGGGCGCGAGTACTGCACTGGCCCTGGCCGCTCCGATCGGTGTCATGTTTACGGTTCTCCTACTGCTAAACTTGCGACGGATCTTCGTAACGCTCGGGGCAACTCCAACCATCATGCCCGTGGCGCTCGACTATGCGGCGACGCTATTGTTCGGGTACACCCTGATGCTTCTAAACATCGTCAACGGCTTCATCGTTAGAGCCGAGGGCAACACACGTTTCAGCATGTGGACGATGCTTACCGCCTTCATACTGAACGCGGTGCTCGATCCGGCCTTCATCTTCTTACTGGATCTCGGTGTACGAGGCGCAGCCCTCGCAACGCTGGTATCTCAGATCGCTGCCATTGGCCTCTATATTGCGCATTTTTCGAAGCTACGCGGAATAGTCCTCGTCAAGATATCTTACGTCTCATTGCGAACACGTCGCATCAGACAGCTCGCGTTCATAGGAGCGCCAGCAACCATGACCGGCATTTTGTCTGCCATTGCCTCTATGCTCTTGTACGGAGCTGCTGCGCCGTTCGGGGACGACTGCATCGCGGCCATGGGAATAGCTGTGCGATTGCTGACGATCGGCGCACTGCCTGTCACCGGCTTTTGTATGGGCTCTCAGGCTGTCTTGGGTTTCGGTTGGGGCGCACGCGATCTTCCCCGCGTATGGAAGACTGCAAAGCTCATGCTGTTCATGACTGTCGCGCTTTCGGTCGCGTATTCTGCGGCCGTTGTGAGTTTTGCCCGACCTTTGGTCAAGCTGTTCAGCGATAGCGAGAACGTCACGGAAATTGCCGTCTTGACCTGTATCGTTTTCCATCTCTTTTTTTGGCTTTTTGGTGTTGAGAGTTTCGTGACGACGATGCTTCAGTCGTTCGGGAGAGCACGCCTCAGCGTGATTGTCTCCTTGGCCAGGCACGGCTATTTCTTCATACCGGCCGTACTGTTGTTGCCAGTCATATCTGGTTTCAACGGGCTGTTGGCCAGTCAGGCGATCGCTGAGCTGGGTGCTGGAATGATTGCACTGTTTGTCATGTTCCACCAGTTTGCTGAGCTCAGACGAGCGCTCCGGCACGCAACTTCAAGGCCGATCGGGATCGCGGGTTGA
- a CDS encoding outer membrane beta-barrel protein, whose product MRSGVLSWSAATVALVASGAVNSADLKPAVKPPPVLWSWTGGYFGAHVGGGYGRTSFTDPYGPSLYGDLVDTPVFLLGGQIGYNWQKDRWVFGVEVDASGAASDGTNTCLAVSGSVVSATCNANPDVFVTGTGRLGYGFGSQGHTLAYLKGGVAWQHNQGDVVNNQEFSWAPQNATHFEYGRVGGTIGAGVEQAITPAWSVGLEYDYLWFGGPGVATPPTARLPLATVPANITHPSSSYHIGKIALNYHFGADSTTPGWFETPPYGARPTVSASPIAFTRGWSQESGTRFWLSRGKFQWGFGSELASRLTYHKLDGISGELFERVDSPWGIFLKGNIGVGRFNSGNVNDEDWGAGFAYSNTTSGQANGRFMYYTADAGYDFLRGTAFKAGGFMGWTYYGQKSDTTGCTQIASSPPCHQAVGGKMVIGSQDTDWNALRIGLSAETILLDRWRISADVAYLPWTNFQGRDNHLLRDLTFFSDQRGSGGGGVQVEGTLSYFLTNNFSVGIGARYWAMWTQKHSKILPNEAQREDSSPVALGVFPANYRMERWGTFLQASYKFD is encoded by the coding sequence ATGCGATCTGGAGTTCTTTCTTGGAGTGCAGCAACAGTTGCGCTCGTTGCAAGCGGTGCGGTCAATTCGGCAGATCTTAAGCCCGCAGTAAAACCCCCACCGGTGCTGTGGAGCTGGACCGGAGGATATTTCGGCGCGCACGTCGGCGGGGGCTATGGCCGGACATCATTCACGGATCCGTACGGTCCGTCACTCTATGGGGACCTCGTCGATACGCCAGTGTTCCTGCTGGGAGGTCAGATCGGTTACAATTGGCAGAAGGACCGCTGGGTCTTTGGCGTTGAAGTGGATGCCAGTGGCGCTGCGTCGGACGGTACCAACACCTGTCTTGCCGTTTCCGGATCTGTTGTGAGCGCAACCTGCAATGCGAATCCAGACGTCTTTGTCACCGGCACCGGGCGCCTCGGTTACGGGTTCGGCTCGCAGGGACATACGCTGGCTTATCTCAAGGGAGGTGTGGCCTGGCAACACAATCAGGGCGATGTCGTCAACAACCAGGAATTTAGCTGGGCGCCACAGAATGCAACTCATTTCGAGTATGGTCGGGTCGGCGGCACAATCGGCGCCGGCGTCGAGCAGGCGATCACGCCTGCATGGTCCGTTGGACTTGAGTACGATTATCTGTGGTTTGGTGGACCAGGTGTTGCAACCCCTCCGACCGCAAGACTTCCGTTGGCAACCGTCCCAGCCAACATCACCCACCCGTCCAGCAGCTATCATATCGGCAAAATTGCTCTTAACTATCATTTCGGTGCTGATTCGACGACGCCGGGATGGTTCGAGACGCCGCCATACGGGGCAAGGCCCACTGTCAGCGCGTCGCCGATTGCCTTCACGCGGGGTTGGTCACAGGAAAGCGGCACACGCTTCTGGCTGAGTCGCGGAAAGTTTCAATGGGGCTTCGGGAGCGAGCTCGCATCAAGGCTGACCTACCACAAGCTGGATGGGATCTCCGGTGAGTTGTTCGAACGTGTGGACAGCCCATGGGGGATATTCCTGAAGGGCAATATCGGCGTCGGCCGCTTCAACAGCGGAAATGTGAACGATGAAGATTGGGGCGCGGGCTTCGCCTATTCCAACACGACATCGGGCCAGGCGAACGGAAGATTCATGTACTACACGGCCGATGCGGGTTACGATTTCTTGCGCGGCACCGCCTTCAAAGCCGGCGGGTTCATGGGCTGGACCTACTACGGCCAGAAATCTGACACGACAGGATGCACGCAGATCGCTTCCTCACCGCCATGCCATCAAGCAGTTGGCGGAAAGATGGTCATCGGCAGCCAAGACACTGATTGGAATGCGCTGCGCATCGGTCTGAGTGCTGAAACCATATTGCTCGACCGCTGGCGCATCAGCGCCGACGTTGCTTACCTGCCCTGGACAAACTTCCAGGGCCGTGACAACCATCTGTTGCGAGACTTGACGTTCTTCAGCGATCAACGCGGGAGCGGTGGCGGTGGTGTGCAGGTAGAAGGTACTCTCTCATATTTCCTCACCAACAATTTCAGCGTCGGTATCGGCGCCCGGTATTGGGCCATGTGGACTCAAAAACATAGCAAGATACTCCCCAATGAAGCCCAACGGGAGGACAGCTCTCCTGTTGCCTTGGGGGTCTTTCCTGCGAACTATCGCATGGAGCGATGGGGCACGTTCCTGCAGGCCTCCTACAAGTTTGACTGA
- a CDS encoding class I SAM-dependent methyltransferase, whose translation MQKMAKHSPFWWDSGYADHEVSCMGGPSPEIFEITPALRAKSVIVELGCGEGRNALYLAQFGHQVIASDISEAAVAKLNRLAGALGVNVASGVAPVEAFQSPAYLDVFIAHCVLHFTERAVWKPLVTVLMDRTRPGGFHCFTNTLDQADHPIPEESLACGHKKSFSRGELEAIYAQAGWEILRSDHYIKWDSHPGIPIHSHCIEKVVARKPIGSENLSRMRAEPIKAGGVIPAKQFDTLKLGTLRAAAIEMFGPPAGKQVMTIAQKTVGGNNQEAIADGYVREDMIYGNHGLQFVNGTLAGKYRYFTPPKRLIIR comes from the coding sequence ATGCAAAAGATGGCCAAGCATTCACCCTTTTGGTGGGATTCGGGCTACGCCGACCACGAGGTGTCGTGTATGGGCGGTCCGAGTCCCGAAATCTTCGAGATAACCCCAGCTCTGCGCGCCAAGAGTGTGATTGTCGAGCTGGGTTGCGGTGAGGGGCGCAACGCCCTCTATTTGGCCCAGTTTGGCCATCAGGTCATCGCAAGCGACATATCTGAAGCCGCCGTCGCCAAACTGAACCGGCTCGCAGGCGCTCTCGGCGTGAATGTAGCGAGCGGTGTCGCTCCTGTTGAAGCATTCCAGTCGCCTGCTTACCTCGACGTCTTTATCGCGCACTGCGTGTTGCATTTCACGGAACGGGCCGTCTGGAAACCGCTCGTGACTGTATTGATGGATCGGACACGACCTGGAGGGTTCCACTGCTTCACCAACACGCTTGATCAGGCAGACCATCCTATCCCTGAGGAGAGTTTGGCATGCGGTCACAAGAAATCGTTCTCGCGTGGAGAGCTTGAGGCAATCTATGCGCAGGCCGGCTGGGAGATCTTACGGTCCGATCATTACATTAAATGGGACTCGCACCCCGGCATTCCAATTCATTCTCACTGCATCGAGAAAGTTGTGGCTCGTAAGCCAATTGGATCTGAAAATCTCTCGCGAATGAGAGCTGAGCCCATTAAGGCAGGCGGAGTGATTCCGGCCAAACAGTTTGATACCTTGAAACTCGGCACACTCCGCGCTGCCGCAATTGAAATGTTCGGTCCTCCGGCAGGCAAGCAAGTAATGACAATCGCTCAGAAGACAGTTGGAGGCAACAATCAAGAAGCCATAGCCGACGGCTACGTGCGTGAGGATATGATTTATGGCAATCACGGCCTGCAGTTCGTTAACGGCACGCTCGCCGGCAAGTATCGATACTTTACGCCCCCGAAACGCTTAATCATTCGATGA
- a CDS encoding coproporphyrinogen-III oxidase family protein, producing MDRLDFLWTNIANKELPTYVYGYPSKRAYRAFSQPLRMTDVVEQASRSKQINIYIHIPFCRYRCTYCTLFLTTRHRGETAASYIARLVEHIARYGEYFGDREVVSIYFGGGTPTLLTQRQFGELFAALNAAFPKRSPRCETTVESTPDSFDNNLLDCLKALGVDRMSMGIQSMEADELAHSGRPYSLQTAKAAINALIARFSHVNLDLIYGLRGQTRDSLISSLGRVLDYEPQTLSLYPVVVRPMTSITISKAHNPELFLSEAEKYEVYDQNVALMASKGYRQESFTRFTRIAGDHAYRQEVSDFKGTPLLGLGAGARSYFGQYHCSTDYAVGSSAALPIINAFSARPFDPDAIASHGIRLTQDDLRHRYVLLGLTLSALSRSSYAAVFGRALAADFGEELEALESLQLVNLADGDAYQLTRTGFKYSSIIARMFYSARMAALEEQYQAA from the coding sequence ATGGATCGTCTGGACTTTCTTTGGACAAACATAGCGAACAAGGAGCTGCCAACCTATGTCTACGGCTATCCTTCGAAGCGAGCATATCGGGCTTTTTCCCAGCCACTCCGCATGACTGATGTCGTTGAGCAGGCCAGTCGCTCAAAGCAAATCAACATCTATATCCATATTCCGTTCTGTCGCTATCGCTGCACCTACTGCACGCTTTTTCTTACAACGCGCCATAGAGGGGAGACCGCGGCGTCTTACATTGCTCGACTGGTGGAGCACATCGCTCGATATGGAGAATACTTCGGAGATCGAGAGGTTGTAAGTATCTATTTCGGCGGCGGCACCCCAACCCTTCTGACGCAGCGTCAATTTGGTGAGCTCTTCGCCGCCCTCAATGCAGCCTTTCCAAAACGAAGCCCGCGATGTGAGACGACGGTCGAGAGCACGCCAGACTCTTTCGACAACAACCTCCTGGATTGCCTGAAGGCACTTGGCGTTGACCGAATGAGCATGGGTATCCAAAGCATGGAAGCCGACGAGCTTGCGCACTCTGGCAGGCCATATTCGCTCCAGACTGCAAAAGCGGCAATCAACGCCCTCATCGCGCGTTTCTCTCACGTCAATCTTGATCTGATCTACGGCTTGCGTGGTCAAACCCGTGATTCTTTGATCTCTTCGCTTGGCCGGGTGCTCGACTATGAGCCGCAGACCCTCTCTCTGTATCCCGTCGTTGTTCGTCCGATGACGAGCATCACTATCTCGAAGGCGCACAATCCTGAACTATTCCTCTCTGAGGCGGAAAAGTATGAGGTCTACGATCAGAACGTTGCACTGATGGCGTCCAAAGGTTACCGCCAGGAATCCTTCACACGCTTCACCAGGATTGCTGGCGATCATGCCTATCGGCAGGAGGTGTCGGATTTCAAGGGAACGCCCCTGCTAGGACTGGGGGCCGGCGCCAGAAGCTATTTTGGCCAATACCATTGTAGCACGGACTATGCCGTAGGCTCGAGTGCGGCTTTGCCCATCATCAACGCCTTCTCGGCCCGCCCCTTCGATCCCGACGCGATAGCATCGCACGGAATCAGGCTGACGCAGGACGATCTTCGGCATCGTTACGTCCTGCTTGGCCTCACATTGTCAGCTTTGAGCAGAAGTAGTTACGCTGCAGTATTCGGACGAGCGCTCGCGGCTGATTTTGGCGAAGAACTCGAGGCGCTTGAATCTTTGCAACTCGTGAATTTGGCAGATGGTGACGCTTATCAACTGACTCGAACGGGTTTTAAGTACTCCAGCATCATAGCTCGGATGTTTTACTCCGCCAGGATGGCAGCCCTCGAGGAGCAATATCAGGCAGCGTGA
- a CDS encoding IS256 family transposase, whose protein sequence is MSKDNIIKLIQPGNVDDQLTEILRNGARALLAQAVEAEVADFLGKHADLKTADGHQRVVRHGHLPEREVMTGIGPVAVRQPRVRDREADAIDPDRIRFSPSILPPYMRRSKSIETLLPILYLKGISTGDFSEALAALLGKDAAGLSASAIGRLKDGWLDEHTAWQRRDLSTKRYVYIWADGIHLQARLEDEKQCILVLIGATPEGRKELVGFTDGARESAQDWRDLLLDLKRRGLDVPPRLAITDGALGFWKAAGEVWPKTREQRCWVHKTANVIAKLPTSQQPKAKRALQEIWMAETKAAAELAFDAFIESYTPKYEKAADCLSKDRDTLLAFYDFPAEHWKHLRTTNPIESTFATVRHRTIRSKGCLSNRTALAMVFKLLEAAQKSWRRLDGHNQLPKLVLGVTFNDGIEVIAKPTDRQPITAAA, encoded by the coding sequence GTGTCCAAAGATAACATCATCAAGCTGATTCAACCAGGAAACGTCGACGATCAACTCACCGAAATCTTGCGCAATGGGGCGCGTGCTCTGTTGGCCCAGGCGGTCGAGGCCGAGGTCGCGGACTTTCTCGGCAAGCATGCCGATTTGAAGACCGCGGACGGCCACCAGCGCGTCGTGCGCCACGGTCACCTGCCGGAACGCGAGGTGATGACCGGTATCGGTCCGGTCGCCGTCCGCCAGCCGCGTGTACGCGATCGCGAGGCGGACGCTATCGACCCCGACCGCATCCGGTTCTCTCCGTCGATCCTGCCGCCCTACATGCGCCGCTCGAAATCGATCGAGACGCTGCTGCCGATCCTTTACCTGAAGGGTATCTCCACCGGCGACTTCTCCGAGGCTCTGGCGGCGCTGCTCGGCAAGGATGCTGCCGGGTTGTCGGCATCGGCTATCGGCCGTCTGAAGGACGGTTGGCTCGACGAACACACTGCGTGGCAGAGGCGCGATCTGTCGACGAAGCGCTACGTCTACATCTGGGCCGATGGCATCCATCTCCAAGCACGCCTCGAAGACGAAAAGCAGTGCATCCTTGTGCTGATCGGCGCGACGCCGGAAGGCCGCAAGGAACTGGTCGGCTTCACCGATGGCGCCCGCGAGAGCGCGCAGGACTGGCGCGATCTGCTGCTCGACCTGAAGCGGCGCGGGCTCGACGTGCCGCCGCGGCTCGCCATCACCGACGGCGCGCTCGGGTTCTGGAAGGCCGCCGGCGAGGTCTGGCCGAAAACGCGCGAGCAGCGCTGCTGGGTGCACAAGACCGCGAATGTGATCGCCAAGTTGCCGACGAGCCAGCAGCCGAAGGCCAAACGCGCGTTGCAGGAGATCTGGATGGCCGAAACCAAGGCCGCCGCCGAACTGGCGTTCGACGCTTTCATCGAGAGCTACACGCCCAAATACGAGAAGGCGGCCGACTGCCTGAGCAAGGACCGGGACACGCTACTGGCGTTCTACGACTTCCCGGCCGAGCACTGGAAACACCTGCGGACGACCAATCCCATTGAAAGCACCTTCGCTACCGTGCGCCACCGCACGATCCGATCGAAGGGTTGCCTGTCCAACAGGACGGCGCTCGCGATGGTCTTCAAACTGCTTGAAGCCGCGCAGAAAAGCTGGCGTCGTCTCGATGGCCACAACCAGTTGCCAAAACTCGTTCTCGGTGTGACATTCAACGACGGGATCGAGGTCATCGCCAAACCGACTGACCGTCAGCCCATAACCGCCGCCGCCTGA
- a CDS encoding SxtJ family membrane protein, translating to MRVPAKLPSNRRFGLTFCAVFLALGACVAVKGQVAAAYVSLFAVSVAFGGIALIVPRILTPPNLLWFYFGELLGRIVSPLVLGIIYFGLLVPIAFIARLLGRDELHLKRRPVASYWISRSPPGPTGQSFTHQF from the coding sequence ATGAGAGTGCCGGCCAAACTGCCGTCCAATCGACGCTTCGGCCTCACATTTTGCGCCGTATTTCTTGCATTGGGCGCATGCGTGGCCGTCAAGGGACAAGTCGCTGCCGCTTACGTGTCGCTCTTTGCGGTTAGTGTCGCATTCGGCGGCATAGCATTGATCGTCCCGCGAATTCTCACGCCGCCCAACCTACTCTGGTTCTACTTCGGCGAGTTGCTTGGACGGATCGTCAGCCCGCTGGTTCTGGGCATCATTTATTTCGGGCTTCTAGTACCGATCGCCTTCATCGCTCGCTTGCTCGGGCGCGATGAGCTTCATTTGAAGCGACGACCGGTCGCAAGTTACTGGATCAGTCGTAGCCCGCCAGGTCCGACAGGTCAGTCCTTCACACACCAGTTCTGA
- a CDS encoding DUF5989 family protein → MWLAPPILLMVLIAALLVLAQGSVMAPFVYTLF, encoded by the coding sequence ATGTGGCTCGCCCCCCCAATTCTTCTCATGGTGCTCATAGCCGCTCTGCTAGTTCTGGCGCAAGGCTCTGTCATGGCGCCATTCGTTTACACGCTGTTCTGA
- a CDS encoding carbamoyltransferase family protein, producing the protein MNILGISAYYHDSAACLVSDGQLVAAAQEERFTRKKHDPGFPACAARYCLGAARLCPADVDYVVFYDKPFSKFERIFETYLAFAPKGFKSFATSMPVWLRDKLFQRTLIAEALNEHLGSDVDWSRRLRFSEHHLSHAASAFFPSPFHEAAVLTMDGVGEWTTTSLAIGKGKELSVYKEIHFPHSLGLLYSAFTYYIGFKVNSGEYKVMGLAPYGEPKYVHLIKKHLINIKEDGSFHLDMSFFDYCTGLTMTNGRFETLFGGPARRPESGLTQREMDLAASIQAVTEEVILRLAKEIRTTTGQRNLCLAGGVALNCVANGKLMREKLFDNIWIQPASGDAGGAVGAALAAYHLMLEKPRSVHAGDSMNGAYLGPEFSQREIEERLGKAGAVFTAENDEALIDSVAHALVDGKAVGWMQGRMEFGPRALGGRSIIADPRSATVQKQLNLKVKYRESFRPFAPSVLREDVSQWFQLHSDSPYMLLVADVLSTKQLPMSEKQRQLFGIDKLNVVRSEIPAVTHVDYSARVQTVHNTTNPRFHRLISKFKELTGCPVLVNTSFNVRGEPIVCTPEDAFRCFMGTEIEVLAVGNSLLRKEDQSRTLMKNYRRCYELD; encoded by the coding sequence GTGAATATCCTGGGTATCTCAGCTTACTACCACGACTCAGCCGCTTGTCTCGTCTCAGACGGCCAACTGGTAGCTGCCGCGCAGGAAGAGCGCTTTACGCGGAAAAAACACGATCCAGGCTTTCCTGCCTGTGCGGCTCGTTACTGTCTCGGCGCTGCAAGGCTATGTCCAGCCGACGTCGACTATGTAGTCTTCTACGACAAACCCTTTAGTAAATTCGAGCGGATATTTGAAACCTATCTAGCTTTCGCGCCGAAGGGATTTAAGAGTTTCGCAACGTCGATGCCGGTTTGGCTGAGGGACAAGCTGTTTCAAAGAACGTTGATTGCCGAGGCCCTGAACGAGCACCTCGGGAGTGATGTTGATTGGTCGAGGCGACTCCGCTTTTCAGAGCACCATCTCAGTCACGCGGCGTCGGCGTTCTTCCCGTCGCCATTCCACGAAGCCGCAGTGTTAACGATGGATGGTGTCGGAGAATGGACGACAACCTCGCTTGCGATCGGTAAGGGAAAGGAACTATCAGTCTACAAGGAGATTCACTTTCCGCATTCGCTTGGCTTGTTGTACTCAGCGTTCACTTACTACATCGGTTTCAAGGTGAACTCCGGTGAGTACAAGGTAATGGGACTGGCGCCCTACGGCGAGCCAAAGTATGTGCATCTAATAAAGAAGCACCTGATCAACATCAAGGAGGATGGGTCATTCCACCTGGACATGAGCTTCTTTGACTATTGTACCGGACTAACAATGACCAATGGTCGCTTCGAGACGCTATTTGGTGGTCCGGCCAGACGCCCGGAAAGTGGGTTGACGCAGAGGGAGATGGACCTAGCGGCCTCCATTCAGGCCGTTACCGAGGAGGTCATCCTACGGCTTGCAAAAGAAATCCGGACTACAACCGGCCAGAGAAATCTCTGCCTCGCAGGAGGAGTGGCGCTCAATTGTGTTGCGAACGGAAAGCTCATGCGGGAAAAACTCTTCGACAACATCTGGATTCAGCCGGCTTCTGGCGACGCCGGCGGCGCAGTGGGCGCAGCACTGGCTGCCTACCATCTCATGCTTGAAAAGCCCAGGAGCGTCCATGCGGGCGACAGCATGAACGGCGCGTACCTCGGACCGGAGTTCAGTCAGCGCGAAATCGAAGAGCGTCTAGGAAAAGCCGGCGCGGTATTCACGGCGGAAAACGATGAAGCACTGATCGACAGTGTCGCACATGCTCTGGTCGACGGTAAGGCGGTTGGGTGGATGCAGGGTCGGATGGAGTTCGGCCCGCGAGCGCTCGGCGGACGTTCCATCATTGCTGATCCCCGCTCAGCGACTGTCCAGAAGCAGCTAAATCTGAAGGTGAAGTATCGCGAGTCTTTCCGCCCATTTGCGCCGAGTGTTTTGCGAGAGGACGTGTCGCAATGGTTTCAGCTTCATTCCGACAGCCCCTATATGCTCCTTGTGGCCGACGTGCTGAGCACGAAGCAGTTGCCGATGTCAGAAAAGCAAAGGCAGCTCTTCGGTATCGACAAATTGAATGTCGTGCGCTCGGAAATTCCGGCCGTCACACACGTGGACTACTCCGCGCGCGTGCAGACTGTGCACAACACGACCAATCCGCGGTTTCACAGATTGATATCGAAGTTCAAGGAGCTAACCGGATGCCCTGTTCTCGTGAACACCTCATTCAACGTGCGAGGAGAACCGATCGTTTGCACTCCAGAGGATGCGTTCCGTTGTTTCATGGGAACGGAAATCGAAGTGCTGGCCGTCGGCAATTCGCTCTTACGGAAGGAAGACCAGAGCAGAACGTTGATGAAGAACTATCGTCGTTGCTATGAACTCGATTAG
- a CDS encoding SGNH/GDSL hydrolase family protein, with protein sequence MDVKTKNAIFGMLSIATSLITAAALLEFYVRLTQADGTNFDIEMWRYAKDLKVVSDIPGAGHEHTPGKGGVYMGVPVTINSAGWRDREHSVEKENGTVRIMMLGDSLTFGWGARPEDVTSYRLERLLNAKEKKFEVINAGIGNANTAMEATYFMKKAYVYKPDIVVLNYFINDAEPTPRRTENVLLEHFYSAVFIAGRFDALLRTYFGKADWQHYYRGLYQENEPGWLVAQAALKELASYCKARNIKLIVVNYPELHELSPYPFQDITSLVASKVKALSIPFLDLLPAVENQAPRSLWVTNTDSHPNGKAAGLYADSIMRVLVAQIPEDFRGSAN encoded by the coding sequence ATGGATGTCAAAACAAAAAACGCAATCTTCGGAATGCTTTCAATCGCTACTAGCCTGATTACGGCTGCCGCCCTACTGGAATTCTATGTGCGTTTAACGCAGGCAGACGGCACTAATTTTGACATCGAAATGTGGCGTTACGCCAAAGACCTGAAAGTGGTTAGTGACATACCCGGTGCAGGGCACGAACATACCCCTGGAAAGGGTGGTGTTTACATGGGGGTGCCAGTCACAATCAACTCAGCAGGTTGGCGCGATCGCGAACATTCCGTGGAGAAAGAGAATGGCACAGTCCGAATCATGATGCTGGGCGACTCCTTGACGTTTGGATGGGGCGCAAGACCTGAAGACGTCACATCATACCGATTGGAAAGATTGCTGAACGCGAAGGAAAAGAAATTCGAGGTCATAAATGCTGGGATTGGAAATGCCAACACAGCTATGGAAGCGACGTACTTCATGAAAAAGGCTTACGTATACAAGCCTGACATCGTCGTACTGAACTATTTTATCAATGACGCAGAGCCAACACCGCGAAGGACGGAGAATGTCCTTCTAGAGCACTTCTATTCAGCAGTATTCATCGCGGGTCGTTTCGATGCCCTTCTGCGAACATACTTCGGCAAGGCTGATTGGCAGCACTATTACCGCGGTCTCTACCAAGAGAATGAACCCGGCTGGTTGGTTGCACAGGCTGCCTTGAAAGAACTTGCGAGCTATTGCAAGGCGCGAAACATCAAGCTCATTGTAGTTAACTACCCGGAACTGCACGAGCTGTCCCCATATCCATTTCAGGACATAACGAGTCTCGTTGCCTCCAAGGTGAAAGCGCTCAGTATACCATTTCTGGACCTTCTTCCGGCTGTGGAAAATCAAGCCCCACGGTCCCTCTGGGTCACGAACACAGACTCCCACCCAAACGGTAAAGCGGCCGGACTCTACGCCGACTCAATTATGAGAGTCCTTGTGGCCCAAATTCCCGAAGACTTTCGAGGGTCTGCAAATTGA